TCATGATCTGCCCTCCACTGAGCCGTTTGAATTCGCATTGCCTGATTGCTGCGTTGTCTCACTTTCCTATGAACGCGTGGTCTCGCCTCGCTCAGGCGGAGAGCCTGGGCCACCTCCAGGCGTACCAGACGATGACGAGCAGCAAGACGGACTCCGCGATGCTGAGAAAGATGTAGTAGGCCCACGTCTCGCCGATGGTCAAAGCCACGACGCTGAGGACATAGGCTGCGCCAAGTACGATGTTCGTCCAGCGATTCCAAACGGGCTTAAGAACCAGAGACAAAAAGACCATCGCGGTTGGAATCAGGACGTAGGCAGACATTCCCAGCAGGATGCCCTGGCTGATCTCGATGCCGGATGTCTTTCCGGCCAGAAAATCCTTTAAGACTCCGGCGCGGAAGAATTCGATGATGTCTCCGTTTGCCTGAAGGAAGAGCTCGGCCGCCCAGAGCGCGGCAAGTTTCACCCTAACGTCGACTCTCAGATCTTCGAGGACTCCAGACTTTGTGTTCTTCATTACAGACTCCCCTTCATGTGATTGCCGGCAAATGTCTCCGCGAGTAGTTCCTGTACCGCTCGTCGCCACGCTCGCGCAGACCGACGACGTCCAGCAGCTCGGGAATCCGGCCGCGGTCGTGACCGCCCAACCTCGGGAACACCCGCAGGTTCGCCTCCCCGGTCAGCGACGGATAGAACGCGGGCGCTTCGATCAGCGCACCGACCCGATGGAGGTAGGCGGCGCTACGAGGTCCGGCGTCGATGGTGAGGACGTGCGGGGCCAGGTCCAGACGAAGCGGAGGATGACGGCGAGGACGATCACTTCAAGTACGACGCCGAGACCGTAGAAGAAGGTCCACGACTCGCCCACCGCGTTGAAGGCCGAGTAGGGGATGTAGAGCGATGCCACGACGAGGTTCGTTGCGCGGTTCGCACGGGCGGGCAGTGTCGTCGAGAGCAGGATCATGAGGCTCGGGACCGCTATCGTCGCGAGAAAAACTGTAAGAAGGGTCTGGCTGATATGGAACTCAAAGACGACGCCGACGAGGATGTTGCTGATGGCCCCGGGCCTGTACAGGGCTAAG
This genomic stretch from Candidatus Dormiibacterota bacterium harbors:
- a CDS encoding DUF6326 family protein; translation: MKNTKSGVLEDLRVDVRVKLAALWAAELFLQANGDIIEFFRAGVLKDFLAGKTSGIEISQGILLGMSAYVLIPTAMVFLSLVLKPVWNRWTNIVLGAAYVLSVVALTIGETWAYYIFLSIAESVLLLVIVWYAWRWPRLSA
- a CDS encoding DUF6326 family protein — protein: MRTPKGSPSPLENTHVPVQLKLAAAWTSFMFLYIYVDYLALYRPGAISNILVGVVFEFHISQTLLTVFLATIAVPSLMILLSTTLPARANRATNLVVASLYIPYSAFNAVGESWTFFYGLGVVLEVIVLAVILRFVWTWPRTSSPSTPDLVAPPTSIGSVR